Genomic DNA from Ictidomys tridecemlineatus isolate mIctTri1 chromosome 6, mIctTri1.hap1, whole genome shotgun sequence:
TCATGCCTTCTATTATATTTCTATTACTGGGGgaattataaaatcaattttatgaaaaaataaatttcatgttgtGAAGACCTTTCAGTGGATTTGAAGTCACAGAAATGCTGGGGTACTAGATTTTAACATACTTTAAAATATCAGATAAGTTAGTGCACAAAAAGAAATTgacatttctgctttcttttagaATGCTCACAGTTGAATCTTGGCATGTTTGTTGAAATTATTTATTGGTTTTGACTgaagaatttttatgttttgtgtaataagaataacATTCTGAGAATGtgaagctgagtaatattttaaaatctttacatataatttattttttgcataaattggtaaaacagaaaaagagaaattttagctACCTTATGTGGTaacaattaattaaaagaaactggactaggttttgtttttaatgagatTCTTAAAGTTGTCCCACAAGTCTCTTTTAATGATCCACAAGCTTTCTATTGTCTCTAAAGTCCATGTTCCCATTGTTACTACAGTAGGTTTGATTGTTTTTCCCCAAGTTCATTACACAAATGATTCATTAGTGGTTTTTTAATCTGGGTCACAGAGGACTTTTGTGTTTATTAACTTTGTTGCAGATTtggcaagtaaaataaatatctaactTCAGATTTGAAAACCCTTTCTCTGAGCAAAAGAATTCTGAACACCAATTATTCTAAAGGTAACAAGAGTTCTCATGGACATAATTTTCAGtgatggttaaaaataaaaaaataatttcctgggCTTATGATAGAACAGTATCTATTGTGAGAAAGTTGGTGCAATTGATAAAagagaaaatccaagaaaatctCATTTTCCCAGGATAGTGTTAGTGTTGAAGTGACCAAATCTGATCAGTATTGGCTAAAAATTATCAAGTTTATTCCAACATTTTCAAGTTGTGTctgtaaaaatacatgtaaacaaCTACTAGAGGAAGGTTATGATTAATTGCCAGAAGGGTAAGTATAATAAATTCtgttatttgtttcattttcttttttgagaattgGGTCATAAGTGACTCtaataaataaatctttcctgattttattaaaatttagaaatgtaaattaatgtggTTTTAACTAAACAGTATTTTTAGAGTGCTTTAATCTTGTGTATTGTATAgatatttaaagaatgttttattttaaacaataaaaaggtaGCATAATTTATGTCATGTGAAAAGTAGTAACATCTCCAACAAAAATTTCTGGAAACTAAAAGCTAGAAACTAATTGCTTGATATGGACATTTCCACTAAAATTAGATACTGTGGGACAGAgataaaatggagaaatacagAGCATTGAAGAGAAGATTACTCCAGATAATCCATGTGAAGTGTTTATTTCAATGTCTAGTCTGTAGTAAAGGTTTAATAATTAGAACATACTAATTtgattatgaagaatacaaggtGAGAAGTAAAAAGGGGTgtggaaaattataattttcacttTGGTTGTGTTTGGGGAACATCTAATTATATGATTGAGATCATAAAGATCAATAACATATTAGAGCTGagaaattcaggaaaataatctatcagaaagaaataatgaagcaCTAAGAACTATCAACATAAGAGACAgcagcaagaaaataaatgtctaaaaatgACAAAGCAAAAAGGTGACAGGTTCAATGTGTATGTAACAATCAGCAAGTTAACAGAGGCTACTAGAAATATTTCTGAGCTGGGAagggtggcacattcctataatctaGGTGACTGGAGAGGCTGggataggagaatcacaagttcaaggccagcctgtgcaatttgttagaccctgtctcaaaattaggaaaagcaaataaagaaaacacacattATAACATTATACTTAGAAATTTCCTAAACTTCAACAGAAAAAGGGAGGTATTTGATAAACTTTCATGtaagtcatatatttaaaaacatgggGGCAAAACATGATTTCAGGATAATAAGGATTGACTGTATGGTAaccaacaaaaggaaaataattatgaaCCAGGGCACTGAAGtagttaaattatatttattactcATTGTTAGACAGgtacttttataaatattttatataatatactatCACAGAGTATATGTATGAAGagtaatgttttattttccattgagTCACAGTGAAATTAAATCATGCAGGAAGAAATATGTAATAGTTTAAACCTGATATATTTTGAACTTTGGGATACTAATACAGTATTTTAGACTGTGCTCCACAttatagactttaaaaaataaaaataaacaattgtgATTTTTATCAGGTATATATTCCATATCTAACTTATATTATCACCCTCTACAATAAATTCATCCTCAAAATACACTTTCTTAttgggactgggaatgtggctcagcagtagagcactcatgtagcatgggtgggacctgggcttgattctcagaaccacatgaaaaattaaaaatggaattttgttgtgcccatctcaaaaaaaagatctatctctctctctctctcttaaaaaaattctctttcttatgTACCACAATCAGAAGgaagtattttaaatagaaaattatgagGGAAAAGCAGGAGAATAAGTAaggaagtaatttttttaaagaaaacacaagtGTAATTGACATCTTCAGCCATAGAAGTAGAGCCTGTATAATTAACAGTCTGTCTGATATAATTGTATTAATAACAGACTTCAAGGAAgctaaatatgaaaaagaaagattaaggTATAAGACAGAATGCCATAAGAAGGAAGCAACCATAGCATTTTGGAATTGGTATACATAAtgcaatttgattttttaaatctactttgaaacaaaatatatatgattatagAACCTATGCTACCAGTGAATGACAATATTTGTAAACAAAATAGTTAAATACATGTGAATGGGTTTTCCAGGTTCTTCCTCTGTGAATTACTATCCTACACAAACATCTctgaattttaaatgcaaattaagTAGAAGTCAGGATCCACTTATGAGAAATCACACAGTAACAACATTTATCCTGCTGGGACTGACGGATGACCCACAACTGAAGGTCGTggttttcatctttctctttctcacctACATGCTGAGTATAACTGGGAACCTGGCAATCATCTCCCTCACCTTGCTGGATGCACGCCTCAAGACTGCCATGTACTTTTTCCTACAAAACTTCTCCTTCTTAGAAATCTCATTCACAACTGCTTGTATTCCCAGATACTTGTACAGCTTATCAACAGGGGATAAGACCATCACATATAACAGTTGTgccattcagatatttttcactGATCTCTTTGGTGTAACAGAATTTTTTCTCCTCGCCACCATGTCCTATGACCGATACATAGCTATCTGCAAACCCCTACACTATGTGACCATCATGAACACCAGGGTCTGCAGAAGACTCATCCTTTGTTGCTGGACAGCTGCTTTGTTGCTCATACTGCCACCACTTAGCATGGGCCTGAATCTGGAATTCTGCAACTCTAATGTTATTGACCATTTTGCCTGTGATGCAGAACCCATTCTAAAAATCTCATGCACAGACACATGGCTCATTGAGCAGATGGTTATAATTTGTGCTGTGTTAACTTTTATCATGACTCTCATATGTGTAGTTCTATCCTATGTATACATCATTAAGACTATTCTGCAATTCCCTTCTGCCCAACAAAGGAAAAGAGCATTTTCTACCTGTTCTTCCCATATGATTGTGGTCTCCATAACCTATGGGAGCTGTATCTTCATCTATGTTAAGCCTGCAGCAAAAGATTCAGTGGCTATTAACAAGGGGGTGACAGTCCTTGTTGCATCCATCAGTCCCATGTTGAACCCTTTCATTTACACACTGAGGAACAAGCAAGTAAAACAGGCTTTCAAGGACTCAGTCAAAAGAATTGCATTGTTCTTAAATAAATAAGGGAATTTGCTAGTGTAAAAGTATTCTATGTGTACTGAAAAGATTGTTGACCTCTAAATATGTGTCTTTGACTTTTTCATCATTCCTTTCCTTGCAAAGAAAGAGTTTCAGGATAAGTGTTCTCAAAAAGAAAACCTACTTCCAAGCAACTAAAGGActtcacaaaatagaaaatctgaaagaacCTGCAAAAAAAACAGAGTCAATGCATTCACCACATATTTGGGATTGAGTAATTGTGTTGATAGACTTTCtcaattctaatatttttatttatatatgacagcagaatgcattacaattattacacatatataacacaatttttcatacctctggttgtatgcatagtatattcacaccaattcatgtcttcatacctgtactttggataataatgttgctcacattccaccatcatttataagtTCATGCGCTCTCCCTTCCTattcaacccctctgccctatctagagttcatctattacTCCCATGCCCCTGTTCCCTATCGAACTATGAATCTGCCTCCttatatataataaagaattcagcatttgggtttttgggattggctaacttcacttagcattatcatctcttactccatccatttacctgcaaatttcatgattttattctcttttattgtaatatttcattgtgtatatatcccacatttttaatccactcatcttgaagggcatctaggttgcttccaaagtttaaatattgtgaattgtactgctatcatcattgatgtggctatgtccctgtagtatgctgtttttaagtccttaggttatagactgaggagaggaatagctgggttaaatggtggttccatttccagttttccaaggaatctccatactgctttctatattggctgcatcaacttgcagttccaccagcagtgtatgaatgtacctttttccccacagcctcaccaacacttattgttgtctgtatgcataatagctgccattctgactggagtgagatgaaatcttagagtgtttttgatttgcatttatctaattgctagtgattttgaacattttttcatatattcatttgttGCTTGTACATCATATTCTGAAAAGTGACTTTTCTggcccttggcccatttattgaatgggttatttgattttttggtgtctagcttttatttccttatatactctagagattattGCTCTATCACATGTGTGAGGGGTTAAGATTTGTTCcaaagatgtaggctctctattcatctcacacattgtttcttttgctgaaaagaaattttatagtttGAGTCCATACCTTTTTTTGATGTTCCTCACATTCCatctttccatctttccttcttctaagatcttctttgatttctttatttggggttctgtaattttcattttatagatctttcacctctttcattaaattgatcccaagtattttatttaggcTATTGAAAATGGTCTAATTTTCCTCGtgtctttttttaagtttatgtCAGTGATATGcagaaatgtatttgatttatgggtgatgaatttttataaaatcataatattgAAAGCCTTTTCTAAAGCAAGGCACCATTTCAGGCAGTGGagatgaaataaatagaaaacccAGTAATTTCCTGTCCTATTGAGTCTAGTGTTTTAATGTATTTATGGAACCAATGAATTAAAAACATGATAAAACGTATTACATGTAAATTATACACACAAAGTAACAACTAAAAAACAGATGCATTTCAATGTTTAAGAAACATCTATATAAATGTTCATGTCAACATGGAAACtgaattataaaacatgaaattgCACAAGTTTGAATACTCTGAAAATCACAGGGCTAATGAACTAAGTTTAATAGAATTTACATGAAGTAAGATGCTAaaaattctgtttctatttttatttagttttgatggatctttattttatttattttattggtgctgaggattgaacccagtgcttcacacatgataggcaagtgctctaccactgaactacaactccagccctgaaaaTTCTTGAAAGACTTGTATTTGCAAAGCAAAtattcatatatctatatatttatttggttttatgaTTTATCTGTAATCATATTAAACTTTTAGTAAAATAACAGacatttcatcattttataaaaaataattctattgaaTCACAAGAAAGGGTTTGTTGTTCCTTTCTACCTGTAGGGAGTGTGTACAATGTTTTACATTATTCAAACAAAgttattttcttcaatatagaaaAACAACATATTCTACGGAAGTCTAATTAAGAATAAGAGGAGAgaagactgaaataaataaaatcataaaggaaaaagaaaacattatgacAGATAcctcaaaaaaaatcataatgaacTGTTATGAAGAATTATATGCCACCAAAATGGAATAACTTAGAGGAACTGGACAGATTTCTAGAAGTATGTACCCTACCAAGGCTGAATCAAGAATAGCCTGAACAAACTAATTACAATTAGATGGAAGAAGTAGTCAAAACTTCCCtgaaaaagaaaagcccaagataAAATGGTTCTGAAGATGAATTTGACAAAAACTcaaggaagaattaataccaattttcaaatctttgaaaaaaaatatacgtACAGGGAACACCTACAAATTCATTTTCTGAGATATCACTCTGAATCAAAAGCCATAATATATCAAGTACTTTGACCACAATAGAAATTCAGGATCTGAATGTAAAAGTAACCCAACAAATAAGTTTGTAAAATAGAATCTGTTAGTAAAAATTTTATGTTGTGACTAtcttaagaaaatgaatataaatttttaagaatatctGAATGTTGGGATCATGACATGTTTGGGGAAAGAGAGCAGTAaggataaataatataaaatttagaaaacaatatattttcaCTCATTCAGAAACAGACTGCAAAATTCTGCTTAAgaacttattttatttgtaaatgatattgaccttttaaaaagtctaatCATAGACTAATGCCAAAATAATGTTAAATTACTTATTATCTTagtaaaattaatgaataaatatttccattaaaatgtacaaataaaattatttatttgttggataaaagattttgtattattatttaactgaccaaaatttggagatatttattttgaaataataatgaacattctgggctggggttgtggctcagtggctaattGCTGGcccagcaagtgtgaggcacttggttcaattctcaataccacatatcaataaataaaataaagctccattgataactaaaatattttttaaaaataatgaacattCTGACAGTTTTCTTTTGAATAATAAAGGTCTTTcacttttaagtatttattccAATTCAGAAAGATTAATTTTATGAATACACAATACATGGCTGTATGCAATCTCAGAATGGAAGTGTATAACTATAAgtatctattttgaaaaaaaacttaattCAAATAGTTAATTTAATGGGTAAATTACTGGCAAATTAAAATGACTTTGTGGAATAGGTGCCATTGAGTtactaaaaaaaatgtgttatgacTGAAGTAGCACAGGGAAGAGATTGATAACTCTGACTTGAAATGAGGAAACAGGTACTTAAGAAAATTGATATTTTGAGAGGGCTCAGAaaactaatatatgaaatatttcagaatagCTGACAGCTAACCATTTAACTTGAACAGTGTTTCTTTACATGTAGATGTGACATATAGGTCAGACAAA
This window encodes:
- the LOC144378349 gene encoding olfactory receptor 6C2-like; its protein translation is MRNHTVTTFILLGLTDDPQLKVVVFIFLFLTYMLSITGNLAIISLTLLDARLKTAMYFFLQNFSFLEISFTTACIPRYLYSLSTGDKTITYNSCAIQIFFTDLFGVTEFFLLATMSYDRYIAICKPLHYVTIMNTRVCRRLILCCWTAALLLILPPLSMGLNLEFCNSNVIDHFACDAEPILKISCTDTWLIEQMVIICAVLTFIMTLICVVLSYVYIIKTILQFPSAQQRKRAFSTCSSHMIVVSITYGSCIFIYVKPAAKDSVAINKGVTVLVASISPMLNPFIYTLRNKQVKQAFKDSVKRIALFLNK